One genomic segment of Leptospirales bacterium includes these proteins:
- a CDS encoding outer membrane protein assembly factor has product MMQRLRSFAIFVALLVLVAGGGSLLAQPNEPPPAKRWTFTPLPLPSYNDDIGFIYGLRGTFVFYDVNAQGEPYKPYQMEIWAQYLASTKGYEDHAFSVDMVDFFDLGFRVKLRGGYSRTLNAQYYGVGNYQDIQRIGRIRRGETPVGDNVPRQRTIIQGADLTEEYGLHHKLGDEINLNENVLFGGPAAVLNQTALNPGRRILRERQDKYYNYDRVRPYLELSAEDWFGSSNFKWFVGFRGQRFRINSYYGGREDGQAEYNSPTLIDVEQPYGYDAVRDNKPRFVNGARVALAYDSRPREREPNPNEGIFTDLHYEGVGHGTGSDYSFQRVTYTWRQYIEVLPSIINSWGHEAVFAYRLIGQQTFGDVPFWEAGRIYNMNPNEGAEGLGGSSGIRGYPSNQFVDKTMALGNFEGRYNFARTQFLGGMDIQLMYFYDIGRVAPSWREWDLHGLHKAWGPGIGLVWKKTTIVTIFQGRSQYESFTALKLSHMF; this is encoded by the coding sequence ATGATGCAACGGCTTCGCTCTTTCGCAATTTTCGTCGCGCTACTGGTATTGGTTGCCGGCGGCGGATCCTTGTTGGCCCAGCCAAACGAACCGCCGCCCGCCAAGCGTTGGACCTTTACTCCTCTGCCACTGCCTTCCTACAACGACGACATCGGCTTCATCTACGGTCTGCGCGGCACTTTTGTCTTTTACGATGTGAATGCCCAGGGCGAACCCTACAAGCCTTACCAGATGGAAATCTGGGCGCAGTACCTGGCCTCGACCAAGGGTTACGAAGACCACGCCTTCAGTGTTGATATGGTGGACTTTTTCGACCTTGGCTTTCGCGTAAAATTGCGCGGAGGCTACTCGCGCACTCTGAATGCGCAGTACTATGGCGTCGGCAATTACCAGGACATCCAGCGCATTGGCAGGATTCGGCGCGGCGAGACGCCGGTAGGCGACAATGTGCCGCGCCAACGGACGATCATTCAAGGCGCCGATCTGACGGAAGAGTACGGCTTACACCACAAGCTCGGCGATGAAATCAACCTCAATGAAAATGTTCTTTTCGGCGGGCCGGCTGCGGTTTTGAATCAGACCGCACTCAACCCCGGGCGTCGCATTCTTCGTGAACGCCAGGACAAGTACTATAACTACGACCGCGTGCGCCCTTATCTGGAGCTGAGCGCGGAGGACTGGTTCGGCAGTTCGAACTTTAAGTGGTTTGTAGGATTTCGGGGTCAGCGTTTTCGGATCAATTCCTACTACGGCGGACGAGAAGACGGGCAGGCCGAGTACAATTCGCCGACCCTCATCGATGTAGAGCAACCCTACGGCTACGATGCTGTTCGTGACAACAAGCCGCGTTTCGTCAACGGAGCTCGCGTTGCTCTGGCCTATGACTCTCGGCCCAGGGAGCGAGAGCCCAATCCAAATGAAGGCATCTTTACGGACCTTCACTACGAGGGCGTCGGACATGGAACCGGAAGCGACTACAGCTTCCAGCGGGTTACATATACCTGGCGGCAATACATTGAGGTGCTGCCGAGCATCATCAACAGCTGGGGTCACGAAGCAGTCTTTGCCTACCGGCTGATTGGCCAGCAAACCTTTGGCGATGTCCCATTCTGGGAGGCTGGCCGCATCTATAATATGAATCCGAACGAAGGGGCCGAAGGACTTGGCGGCTCAAGCGGGATTCGCGGCTACCCATCCAATCAATTTGTGGATAAGACGATGGCGCTTGGAAACTTCGAAGGCCGTTACAATTTCGCGCGCACCCAATTCCTTGGCGGCATGGACATACAGCTTATGTACTTTTACGACATCGGCCGAGTAGCTCCGAGCTGGCGCGAATGGGATCTGCATGGTCTGCACAAGGCCTGGGGTCCGGGCATCGGACTGGTCTGGAAGAAAACTACGATCGTAACAATCTTCCAGGGTCGTTCTCAATATGAGAGCTTTACGGCCTTAAAACTATCGCACATGTTCTGA
- a CDS encoding carbon-nitrogen hydrolase family protein: MQRQQRAYQLKGIDADLASPGLNLMGIVRVSIYQKRLPDALNVTVLKKLAALKSDFLLFPEYFFADQSVRDLRAALDRSQVALDWLLKLSEAYRGVILGGLMSFQENGSRYCATPIIQGSQVIDWYRKRRLSQTETPLATPGDEPGVYILGGFRFSVLAGAEANSESYWKELNEQGMKLAFVLTSGPEFDADDAINRLLELSRQHGISIAICSGAGQSAGLQAGGRSMVLTPAGITWRTSQQERDMEILKTALINVSA; encoded by the coding sequence TTGCAGCGCCAACAGCGGGCTTATCAATTGAAAGGAATTGACGCAGATCTGGCATCGCCGGGACTGAACTTGATGGGCATCGTTCGCGTTAGCATCTATCAGAAAAGATTGCCTGACGCTCTCAATGTGACAGTGCTCAAGAAACTGGCCGCGCTGAAATCCGATTTTCTCTTGTTCCCTGAGTATTTCTTCGCTGATCAGAGCGTCCGGGATCTTCGTGCGGCGCTGGATCGTAGCCAGGTTGCTCTGGATTGGCTACTTAAGCTCAGCGAGGCTTACCGCGGCGTAATACTCGGCGGACTAATGTCCTTTCAGGAAAATGGATCCCGCTATTGCGCAACGCCAATCATTCAGGGCAGCCAGGTGATTGATTGGTATCGCAAGCGCCGCTTGAGCCAGACCGAAACGCCGCTGGCGACGCCGGGCGACGAACCAGGCGTATACATTCTGGGCGGCTTTCGCTTTTCCGTACTGGCCGGCGCAGAGGCTAACTCCGAATCTTACTGGAAGGAGCTGAATGAGCAAGGCATGAAGCTGGCCTTTGTCCTCACTTCAGGCCCAGAATTTGACGCCGACGATGCGATCAATCGACTGCTCGAATTGTCGCGGCAGCACGGGATATCGATTGCGATCTGCAGCGGCGCAGGTCAGAGCGCCGGTCTACAGGCCGGCGGTCGCTCTATGGTGCTCACCCCCGCCGGAATCACCTGGCGGACATCGCAGCAAGAGCGTGACATGGAAATACTGAAGACGGCATTGATCAATGTCAGCGCTTGA